Proteins encoded in a region of the Vicia villosa cultivar HV-30 ecotype Madison, WI linkage group LG5, Vvil1.0, whole genome shotgun sequence genome:
- the LOC131604604 gene encoding uncharacterized protein LOC131604604 — protein MASFEALYGWRCRTPLCWDESGEGVVLGPEIVRDTTEKVKLIREKMKASQSRQKSYHDRRRKELEFESGDHVFLRVTPVTGVGRALKSKKLTPRFIGPYQISERVGTVAYRVALPPNLSNLHDVFHVSQLRKYVPDPSHVIHMDDVQVRENLTVETMSIQIAYREVKSLRGKDIPLVKVVWTGTTGESMTWEMESKMRNSYPELFERDTTP, from the exons ATGGCATCTTTTGAAGCGTTGTACGGTTGGAGGTGTAGAACTCCGCTATGTTGGGACGAGTCCGGTGAAGGCGTAGTACTTGGACCGGAAATCGTACGAGATACTACAGAGAAGGTAAAGTTAATCCGGGAAAAGATGAAGGCTTCACAAAGTAGACAAAAGAGCTATCATGATAGGCGAAGGAAGGAGTTAGAATTCGAATCGGGCGACCATGTGTTTCTAAGAGTCACGCCTGTGACTGGTGTTGGTCGTGccctgaagtcaaagaagttgactccacgATTTATTGGTCCCTATCAGATTTCAGAGAGGGTTGGTACTGTCGCTTATAGGGTGGCGTTGCCGCCTAACCTTTCAAAtctgcacgatgtgtttcatgtgtcgcaacttcggaagtatgTTCCAGACCCATCTCACgtgattcatatggatgatgtgcaagtgagagagaATCTTACTGTAGAGACGATGTCGATTCAGATCGCATATCGTGAGGTAAAGTCCCTTAGAGGTAAAGATATTCCGTTGGTGAAAGTAGTCTGGACGGGGACTACCGGAGAAAGCATGACGTGGGaaatggagagcaagatgcggaACTCTTATCCCGAGTTGTTTGAACGAG ATACTACTCCTTAA